DNA sequence from the Salmo trutta chromosome 28, fSalTru1.1, whole genome shotgun sequence genome:
atctgaagggtctggataggtaggAGCAATGTAGTGGTGCTTCCATCACATCGCTTCCACTGTACAGATGTGAAAATCTCTGATCTGTAGGCCTCAGATCAGAGGGCCTAGGGGAAGATGTAGGGAACAAATTGGGACCGACTGCTTGGGTGGTGCCCTATGCTCCTGTGAGTTCTCTTCCACAGTGTTCACACAGGTCTCCAACTCGTGGTCCTGGAGGCCCACTGTGTGTGCAGATTTTAGTTTCAAAATCACATCATAAACCAGGCTTAATTCAACGGTCAAAACCCTGACATTTAGGGGGAGAAATGTTAGAGGTATAGTGGTCCCCCTGAAATATGTTTACCAGTTCATCTCAAATGGGGTCTAATTCAGTACACATAGCCTATAGGACACACAGTTGGTTTCCAAGATCCCGATTGGGATGCAGTTCTTTACACAAAATGGCAGAGACCATTGAGCAGTGAGCAAAATAACTATCATATTTCAAATAGAATGGAAGGCATATTATTCAGTTCCAAATACAACTCGCAATTGCATTGTGTGCACCCCTCTCAATGAAATCATACCACAAATGATTATGTTTGATGTTAGTTTTTGCATCTATGCTCTTTTGTGTGACAAGCCTACAATGGCGACCTCAATGCGACCTTCCTCAGACAGCTCCACATCTCACTCCCATGCAAGAGGAATTCCGTCTTCACAGAGCACACTGCCTGACCCTGGGGCTCTTATGCAAGCCTCTTACAAGTCATGCTGCCACTGCTGCTCTGACGTGGCCTTTTACATAAAGTGTTTGTTTGCAGCTGGTAGTGAATACATTCTCTTGTTGTCCTGTGACAAAATTACAATTTGAGTATCCTGTTAGTTTGAGCGGAACTAAAAATAGCCTGAGGTCGATTGTTTTCCTGGGAGTCTCCGACTGTTAAATCGCTTTCTCGAAGGTGAGTATCACTCGACTGAGTTATTACAGGGCACATTTATAAAAAGAGACCTAGGCCTCAatatgttttccctgttaaaataaagatctaaaaaaattaaaatgtggCTGGTTACAAAACACATTGGTGTGAAGGAATAGTCCTGAAATGCCTTCACATTCTGTACTCATACCGAACTGTTGTTTTCCACTAATGTGAAACAGTGCAGTAAAAGTACTGTTGGTTTAGGGGAGCGTTTTGTTCCATTACTATTCTGGAAGTCTCGTGTCCATATGCTAATATCTACAGTGCCCCCCTGGTCTGTACATAGCGAAGACTGTTACTGGAGGTTGTGTTCAAATTCTAATATCTTCCTGTGATTGAACGTCTTGTGTGAAATGGTATGGACAGTACAACTAAACAGTACACCAACAAAAAGGAGTCAATAGAAAAATGGTAATGCACGATTCCTGATTTCTTATCTCTAACCCTCCAGTAGCATTCTTGAAATCATAAATAGTTTTTCTTGAGAAGGAATCTGGGTATTTTATCACAGTGCGCCACATTCTACTTGTATAACCCACGTCAAAAATGAAGTTTAGAGTTTGCAGGATTTTACTCCAATTGGCCATGAAACCACTCAGTGTAATTATTCATCTCACTCCCTCAACTAAGGATTGGTTTTGTCAAAAGCTTGATTTGGTCAATCAGCAGGTTTAGCACTTGGCTGCTTTAAAATCCCTCCAACACAATAGAGCGACTATTTAGGATTGGCCAAGTCCAAGCGTTGATTCCAAAGAATGTACAGAACAATGCCAGATTAACTGGGCGACGCAAATCAAGTCAATGCAAGGCAAGAGGATAATTCTCCTCGATCAGATTGTCTTTCTCACCTCCACTCTAAACCCCCCACCTACTCCAACATTACCACTACCAGTAAGCTTATAGTTTCATCCTCTTCTATCACTGTTCAGACTCTCTTCTCTCGTGGACATTCACAGATTTCTATCTGTATTTATGTTGACATTTTATACACAATCAATAGTGTTGTCTTATGTCCCAAAAGAGCCTTCAGGTTCATGTTGTCCATCCAGACCCGGGTTCAAgtactatttgaaataatttcaaatacctTCTGTGCTTAATGTGCCAGTATAATAGTACTATTTTAAATCATTTCAGATACTTTATCTGTGCTAAAAATGGACCAGTAGAATAGTTCCGAAACTGCAAACCCTTCCCATCTGACAGGTATTTGAAagatttaaaatagtatttgaacccaggtctgcatcCATCcactatagcaggggtattcaactcttaccctacgaggtccagagcctgctggttttctcttctacctgataatgaattgcacccatCTGATGTGCcatgtctaaatcagtccctgattagaggggaacaatgaaaacaagcagtggaactggcttcaaggtccagagttgagtttgagggcacGGGGTAGGAAATATGTTGAAAATTAAGGGGGTCCTTGCAGTAGATCTGGATGTGATCTAGGTGGGCTTTTTACCAATTCCAGTATTCCTTGAATCCTATCTTCTTGCGTGATTCCCAACCATATTGGAGAAGGTCCAAGGTCCCGTTCCTTGGACCTTCTTCTCCAGCGCCTTTTGATAAGGAGCAAGAGGAAGTGAGGAATTAAGGGAAGATGAATTGAGAAAGGGGTGGGTGAAGATGACACCACTTACTTGGTGAGTTTCATCTCAATCTGCTGGCGTATTTCCTGACGTTCCTGTTCGGTCCGCGCTGGGAAGATATTCCGGTCTTCCAGCTCCTCTTTGCTGGGTCGATTCCGAAGCTTCACCGCCAAGAGCTCTTTCCTTAGCCTGCGAGGTAGTgtacctacatacacacacaaggcaGAAACCTAACCTAAAATGTGCACATTCAACTCAAACCTCATAAATCACTTGCAGGTCTCAAGTTTAGGAGAGTCCATAATGCCCAAAAACAATGTCTTAAAATTACTGTAACCGCTGTTCAACCGTTTCAACCCATCGTCTGTTTTCCCCCCGATGTTGAGCCCAGGAGTTAGAATGTTTGAAAATGAAAGTCTATTTTTGAATTGTTATATATCGCTTGGGAAGGGGGATATAATTAATATGTTGTTTATTTGGTGGATGTCGTTGTATGCAATCTTTCCTTTAAGAAAAGACCCACCAGAGATGACAGAGTCGTTCCAGTCGTCCTGATCGTGGGGGAGGCCCGAGGCGTCGGAGAAGCACTGGTCCAGCCGCACGTTCTCCTTGTTCTCTTCcgcctccttcttcctctctgctTGGTGTAGCCAGTCGACAACGCCGCCGCTCGCCACCGATGGATTCTCCGAGCTGGAGGAGCGAGAGATTCGCCCATCAGAGCGCCGCCAAGGGGTTGAGCCCGGCTCAGCAGGCCCATGCACACTGAGGGAACacgggagggaggagggagcatGGGGGTTAACAGCACGGGGGTTAACAGCACAAGAGGGGGTTTATGGATGGGTGAGCATGGCGGTGCAGGTCCATTTGAAAGGTAACATACAGGTAGGAGTTAACATGGAGACAGTGGGTGAGCATTTAGATGAACATACCATAGGAGTGAACACTGGATTCTTCAATGGGGGAGTGAACATGCAACATGGCGGATGTACGCTGAAATCAGCTATAACATCAATGAGGGATTAAATAACGCTTTACTTAACCTGCAGGTATAATGCATTATTATCCAATTATAATGCATTGTAAGACTTGCCATGAGCATGTATACATAGAGAGACATATAATATAAGCCTTATTATAAGACATTATAAAAGGctcatacatgcttataacaagttaTAAAGCCTTATACCTACAGGCTTTAAGTTCCAGAACATGAGAGACAACATGAACTCCCCGTCACATAATGGTGAGGTTATGTGTCTGTTTGCAGTGAATTTGCTGTGCTGCTCACCTTTCCTGACGGTTCGCCTTTGAGGCAAAGGCTCGTTGTAGCTCCTCCATGATACAGCTAGGGGGCATGGGAAGGTGCATAATATTGGCGAGGTGAGGAGACCCTGAGGGGTTGGAGACGGGCCCTCGCAGGGCCACCATGGGGGCCAGGCTCTCGGGAGTCCTAGGCGGCTCTTTAGGCAGGAAAGAGTTGACCAAGTGTGAGGGCACAGCGGATGGGtctgagaggcagagaaagacaaagagataTTAGTTAAAGTAGTGGTGGGTGCGTGTGGTCCATATCCTCTTTGTGTATGGATGTGTGGTCCTTTAATATGTTGTTTATGTACAAGATGTTAGCTGTTTGCACTAGtagtaatatacagttgaagtcggaagtttacatacacttaggatggagtcattacaacttgtttttcaaacactccgcaaatttcttgttaacaaactatagttttggcaagtcagttaggacatctactttgtgcatgacaagtaatttttccagcaaaagattatttcacttaatcacaattccagtgggtcagaagtttacatactaagttgactgtgcctttaaacagcttggaaaattccagtaaataatgccatggctttagatgcttctgacatcatttgagtcaattggaggtatacctgtggatgaatttcaaggcctaccttcaatctcagtgcctctttgcttgacatcatgggaaaatcaaacgaaatccaagacctctgaaaaaaagtggtggacctccacaagtctggttcatccttgggagcaatttccaaacgcctgaaggtaccacgttcatctgtacaaacaatagtatgcaaataaacaccatgggaccatgcagccgtcataccgctcaggaagaagacgcgttctgtctcctagagatgaacgtactttggtgcaaaaagtgcaaatcaatcccagaacaacggcaaaaggaccttgtgaagatgctggaggaaacgggtacaaaagtatctatatccacagtaaaacgagtcctatatcgacataacctgaaaagctcagcaaggaagaagccactgctccaaaaccaccattaaaaaagccagactacggtttgcaactgcacatggggacaaagatcgtactttttggagaaatgtcctctggtctgatgaaacaaaaatataactttttggccataatgactatcattatctatggaggaaaaagggggaggcttgcaagccgaagaacaccatcccaaccgtgaaacatgggagttgcagcatcatgttgtgggggttctttgctgcaggagggactggtgcacttcacaaaatagatggcatcatgaggaaaggaaaattatgtggatatattgaagcaacatctcaagacatcagtcgggaagttaaagcttggtcgcaaatgggtcttccaaatggacaatgaccccaagcatacttccaaagttgtggcaaaatggcttaaggacaacaaagtcaaggtatttgagtggccatcacaaagccctgacctcaaacctatagaacatttgtgggcagaactgaaaaagtgtgtgcgagcgagcaaggaggccactAAACctgactctgtcaggaggaatgggccaaaattcatccaacttattgtgggaagcttgtggaaggctatccaaaacgtttgacccaagttagacaatttaaaggcaatgctaccaaatactaattgagtgcatgtacacttctgacccactgggaatgtgatgaaagaaataaaagcagaaataatcattctcgctactattattctgacatttcacattcttaaaataaagtggtgatcctaactgacgtaagacagggaattttttaccaggaattgtgaaaaactgagtttacatgtatttggctaaggtgtttgtaaacttccgacttcaactgtatgttatttacagtcatgcgtgcatacatttgtatttaatttaactaggcaagtctgttaagaacaaattcttatttacaatgacgggcctaccccggccaaacccggatgacgctgggcaattgtgcgctgccctatggtactcccaatcacggccggatgtgatacagcctggattcgaactagggactgtagtaacgcctcttgcactgagatgcagtgccttagaccgttgcgccattCGGGAGCCCATTTTATgcatgggtggtcccaggaatcgaacccactaccttggcgttacaagcgccatgctctaccaactgagctacaaagatAATAAGCTACTAGCCATCATGTGGTGACATTGCCACCTGgcctgagacttgaagtagtgtCACCTTTGCCAACCTAAACCATTGGTAAGGTAATGGTAGGAAGTATGCTTGTTTTTGGAATACGAATTGTCATTGTTAACGTGAGATCGAACCCCGGGTTGGCCGTACAGGTATGATCCGTCAGAAAGTACTCATAcaaccttgacttattccacattttgttgtgttacagcctgaattcaaaattgattaaatcatttttttcctcacccatctacacacacacaataccccataatgacaaagtgaaaacatgtttttagaattgtttgcaaatgtattgaacatgaaatacagatctcatttacataagtattcacacccctgagttaatagTTTGTAgaggattgtgcaacatttgccaatttttcctttcaaaattcttcaagctctgctttttacccatctaccaataggtgcccttctttgcaaaccATTGGAAAACatgcctggtctttgtggttgaatctgtgtttgaaattcactgctcgactgagggaccttacagataattgtatgtgtggggtacagagatgaggtagtcattcaaaaatcatgttaaacactatcattgcacacagagtgagtccatgcaacttattatgggacTTAAGCACTTTCTACTACTAaacctatttaggcttgccataacaaaagggttgaatacttattgatgcaagacatttcagcttttcatttttaattcatttgtgaaaaacataattccactttgacatggggtattgtgtctgtaggccagtgacaaaaacaaaaaaaaatctctatttaatctatgtaacacaataaaattagGAAAAATTCAAATGGTGTGAATAAttactgaaggcactgtatgcatttgtgagtgtgtgtgtttgtacatgtgGGGTCCACACTACCCCTCTCAAAGTGTGCAGTGCAGTGTTTTGGCATTATGGTCCCCTCTTAGTACACTCCACCAGGTtgtgggtcaattccatttcaaatcaATGAATTCATCAAGTAAACTAAAATTCCGATTCCACATTTTCTCAATGCCTTTCATTAAGGAAAACTTGGAATCGGAATGTCTGTTCACTTCCTGAATGGACTCTTCAAttcgaattgaccccaaccctggtacaCTTAACTAGCCTTCTTACCATCGCCACTGCTCATCTGTGGCATCACCGGTTTGGCCGCTACTGGAGGTGGTGTGGTTCCTCGAGGTATTTCCTCTTCATGCCTCTCCGTCTTTTCTCCTtcctcctggacctcctcagaGGCATAGGCACCAGGCTgcgcctcctcctcttcctctgtattTTGACTGCTATTTCCCTCTGGCTCACAGTCCCCTGGAGGCTCAGCCACTGAAAGACGTGTTCAATTAATTAAGTTTAATCGAAGTCTAATCTCGTAACGCCAGGACAACATTTACAGTGACAGTTGTCAGTGAATGATGCCGTTTCATCACCACTGGTGGTTGTTTTCCGATGTCTCCGCTGCTCCCTAGTGGATCGTGTGAGTATCATGTGGTTCATTTTGAGGGACTTCTATACATCTAAAATTGCCACTGTGAATAATTTATTTATAAGAAACACACATcaaccaatcaaaagtttggggtcacttagaaatgtccttgtttttgaaagaaaagcacattttttgtccattgaaataataTCAACTTGATCagtaatacagtgtagacattgttaatgactattgtagctggaaacggcagattttttatggaatatcgacataggcgtacagaggccaattatcagcaaccatcactccagtgttccaatggcacgttgtgttagctaatccaagtttatcattttaaaaagctaattgatcattagaaaacccttttggcaattatgttaacacagctgaacaTTTTTGttatgattaaagaagcaataaaactggccttctttagaccagttgagtatctggagcatcagcatttgtgggtttgattacaggctcaaattgcccagaaacaaaactttcttctgaaactcgtcagtctattcttgttctattccatgcgagaaattgccaaggaactgaagatctcatacaacgctgtgtattactcccttcacagaacagcgccaactggctctaaccagaatagaagaggagtgggaggccccggtgcacaactgagcaagaggacaagtacattagtgtcgaGTTTgataaacagacgcctcacaagtcctcaactggcagtttcgtgaaatagtacccgcaaaacaccagtctcaatgtcaacagtaaagaggcgactccgggatgctggccttctaggcagagttcctctgtccagtgtctgttcttttgctcatctaaatcttttcttttattggccagtctgagatatggctttttctttgcaactctgcctagaaggccagtatcccgaagtcgcctcttcactgttgaagttgagactggtgttttgcgggtactatttaatgaagctgccagacgCCTATGTACATAAttccatttaaataaataaataaattaaaaaaaattaaaaaaaatcagccgtttccagctacaatagtcatttacaacattaacaatgtctacacagt
Encoded proteins:
- the LOC115166027 gene encoding phosphatase and actin regulator 3 isoform X1 — protein: MATSDGNGIDGCLLQRGKSQSDPNLLTESGIDLVHNTVEVMDQQRVLHSGCLVSGVHTPPIRRNSKLASLGRIFKPWKWRKKKNEKLKQSSTDVALSSGCLSPEPGSPLQGSSDGTCMLGGFGGSLNATFTVSSVEYLGPEEELPPPVAEPPGDCEPEGNSSQNTEEEEEAQPGAYASEEVQEEGEKTERHEEEIPRGTTPPPVAAKPVMPQMSSGDDPSAVPSHLVNSFLPKEPPRTPESLAPMVALRGPVSNPSGSPHLANIMHLPMPPSCIMEELQRAFASKANRQESVHGPAEPGSTPWRRSDGRISRSSSSENPSVASGGVVDWLHQAERKKEAEENKENVRLDQCFSDASGLPHDQDDWNDSVISGTLPRRLRKELLAVKLRNRPSKEELEDRNIFPARTEQERQEIRQQIEMKLTKRLSQRPNVEELESRNILKQRNDQTEQEERREIKQRLNRKLNQRPTVDELRDRKILIRFSDYVEVAKAQDYDRRADKPWTRLSAADKAAIRKELNEFKSTEMEVHASSKHLTRFHRP